The sequence attttttttctctaactaattttctttattaccatcatttatttgttttaattgtttaaagGAGATCGTATTTGATTCTTTTGGTTTACTTGATTCTGCTCACTTGCATAACAATTATTTTCCCATGATTGTTGTGTGTTCTATTTATCATTATCGTTGTACAATATTTATGTTTAAACAATGCATCCCTTTTATATGAATTGGAATTGGGAAAGATCTGGcaccaaaatttttcaaaacataaAATTTGGGCTTCCATTTTTCTGTGTCTGATTTTCGTCTTTTTCGGTTATAAAAGTGACTTCCCCCTGTCATTTCAAGCCTATTAGCAAACAGTTTTTAACAGGACAAAAATTtaatataagataaaataacatataaaataggAAAAATGacatataaaattcaaaaacacaaATAAGCAAAGTAAATTGTAAAATTCCTAAAATACCCTTACTTCTCTTTTTCTAAATCAGAAACTCTAGTTTCCAAATTGGAAAACCCTGACTTTGAAACCCTTTACCCAGCCACCAGCCACACACACACacgaagaagagaggaagaggaaCGAAGAAGAGGGATTTCTGACGGGAGAGGGAGACCCCACAGCTCGCTGCCGCTGCACTGCTCAGGGTTGTCGCATCGCCGTCGCCGGGATGAGGGGAGGCCGCCGCTGCTGTCTGAGAAGTCGTCTTCATCACGGATCAGAACTTAGGCGAGAGAGAGGACCGCAATGGAGGAAGGAATCACGCCGCCCAGTCGCCGTTCGTGGGTAGTCGTCGCCGGCGTTGTCGCGAGAAGGAGAGATCCCGCGTCGGAGGAGAGAGCCGTCGCATTCTGCCATCGCTGAGGGACCAGCCTCTGTTAGAACTGTCACTGCTGTTGTGTTCCGTCACTTCCGCCTCGCTGTGACCCCGTTGCCACCACCGAAGGCTCTAGCGTTGCCGCTGCTACTATAGCCACCATCATCTGTTGCATGTGCAAAAGGAGAGAGGGGCCATGAGAACAAGGAAAGGAGTCGTGTGAGGCTTGTGCCAAGAGGCAGAGGGCTGTTCAGCTGCCACTGCTGCTGCCATGATCACCGTTgcagtttcaaaaaaaaaagggatgcCATCGAAGTACCTCTGATATGGTCTAGATTCCTTCCTCTAATTTACTCTGTTTCCATTCTTGCTCTGCTGCTATTTCATTTGTTACCCTATTctcgttttattttatttcagccCCTATAGCTATGATTATTGATAATGTTACTGCTGGTTCTAAAGTCGCTGTTGTCATTGGAGTTACATGATTGGAGGAAACCGTCACTAATGGAACTGCTACTGACATGGCCGTCGTGCCTCTACCGCCAAGAAACGCCTAGCCGCAGCCGTCAAAGCCAGCCTCGTCGTTGTTGTCGTAGTTGCAGATTTGGAGCTTCGAAGAGAGAGGAGTTCCCGGAGAGAGAGAAATGCCAAGGAGGAGGGACCATCCGCTGCTGCGTTGTTCCTGTCGCCGTTCGGATGTACCTAAGCCAAGCCATCGTCCTTGCCGCCGGAGTTGTTGGTGTTTCTAGAGCTGAACTGCTCCTATCATTATCCCGGTCCAGCCTTCTTCCTTGATTCTGCTCTAGCTTTCATGTCCTATTATGCCACCATTTAATCTATCTTGTCCTTGTTTTAATTCGATTTTAGTTTTGTCTGTTTTAGATTCTCAGAACTATCGCCAGCTCCATCTTGTCGCTACTCCGGTCCAAATTCTGCGCAGTTTCGTACCCTTTAATTCGACACTCCGGGTTTGGTCTCTTCGGTCCGTTAGGACCATgctgtgagtaggctttacatttataatcgTTAAGCTTTTGGTTTATGCTATTAtgagtttttaattatatttatagaaCTATTATTGAAGAACTTTGATTTtattagaataattgatttattatagctgaataattatttttatgaaattcataCCTTAGAAATTTTACAT is a genomic window of Arachis ipaensis cultivar K30076 chromosome B06, Araip1.1, whole genome shotgun sequence containing:
- the LOC110263543 gene encoding uncharacterized protein LOC110263543, which encodes MLLLVLKSLLSLELHDWRKPSLMELLLTWPSCLYRQETPSRSRQSQPRRCCRSCRFGASKREEFPEREKCQGGGTIRCCVVPVAVRMYLSQAIVLAAGVVGVSRAELLLSLSRFSELSPAPSCRYSGPNSAQFRTL